A DNA window from Theobroma cacao cultivar B97-61/B2 chromosome 5, Criollo_cocoa_genome_V2, whole genome shotgun sequence contains the following coding sequences:
- the LOC18598923 gene encoding DTW domain-containing protein 2 isoform X1 yields the protein MEEQEHDTNPTIATSSPPLSPPPQRRQLCTQCDRPLPVCLCHVLLTTPLQTKTKILIIRHPHESRHKLNTTPLLSKTLLNATTISSRRLLPHHLANQSPPAIYLFPPSPSTPAVTLSQLKSTNLLNYQTTPLLLIVFDATWKHAKEMVGASEGVLKGFALRVCLDGVDESVVGGSIYDSELILRKEPFGGCVTTLEAVARCLGVIEPNGNEVQGVLIGILREMVRLQAGFLKPVKPRTKMLKKNKHKEEGNSKID from the exons ATGGAAGAACAAGAACACGACACCAACCCAACCATCGCTACCAGCTCACCACCACTGTCACCGCCGCCGCAACGCCGCCAACTATGCACCCAGTGTGACCGCCCACTTCCAGTCTGCCTCTGCCATGTTCTCCTCACCACCCCACTtcaaaccaaaaccaaaattttaatcatcCGCCACCCTCACGAGTCCCGCCACAAGCTCAACACAACCCCACTCCTCTCCAAAACCCTCCTCAACGCCACTACCATCTCTTCCCGTCGCCTCCTCCCTCACCACCTTGCCAACCAATCCCCCCCCGCCATCTACCTCTTCCCTCCTTCCCCTTCCACGCCCGCCGTCACACTGTCCCAACTCAAATCCACCAACCTCCTCAATTACCAAACTACCCCTCTCCTCTTAATTGTTTTTGATGCCACGTGGAAGCATGCTAAGGAGATGGTAGGGGCCAGTGAAGGGGTTTTGAAGGGTTTTGCTCTACGGGTTTGTTTAGATGGAGTTGATGAGAGTGTGGTGGGCGGGAGTATTTATGATagtgaattaattttaagaaaagagcCCTTTGGTGGGTGTGTTACCACTTTGGAGGCTGTGGCTAGGTGCTTGGGGGTCATTGAGCCTAATGGAAATGAGGTTCAAGGGGTTCTGATTGGGATATTGAGGGAGATGGTGAGATTGCAAGCTGGGTTTTTGAAGCCTGTTAAGCCTAGGACTAAGatgttgaagaagaacaaGCACAAAGAAGAGGGGAACAGTAAGATTG ACTAG
- the LOC18598923 gene encoding uncharacterized protein LOC18598923 isoform X2: MNETLQSLGLRFSLGYLAIGLTQRVEQLFRRRAGKGEGWNSFYYNGCWKSSLFCSSIDIQRSERSKRILMQTVKSQCRQAQS, from the exons ATGAATGAGACTTTGCAGTCACTGG GTCTAAGGTTTTCTCTTGGATATCTGGCCATAGGACTTACACAGAGAG TTGAACAGCTTTTTCGAAGGAGGGCTGGAAAGGGGGAAGGATGGAATAGTTTTTACTATAATG GTTGTTGGAAATCATCGTTATTCTGCAGTTCCATCGATATCCAGAGGAGTGAAAGATCAAAGAGGATACTGATGCAAACT GTGAAATCTCAATGCCGTCAAGCACAATCTTAG
- the LOC18598922 gene encoding putative disease resistance protein RGA3 has product MAESLAFTIGEQLLEKLLNLPEKLGTAAYQEICLAWGIKSDLEKLKGTLSTVKAVLLDAEEKQTHNHELREWLAKLKNAYYEAEDVLDEFEVEALRRQVLKQRSLGRKVCHFFSRSNPVASAFRMGHKIKSIRERFDEIAALKVKFHLVERDGPDHEDSRSLLQMRESDSSLEPNVVGRNEDKEKIIEMLMHPTDGIGEAVPVLPIVGIAGLGKTVLAKLVFNDERIDKHFRLKIWVCVSEDFDFKQLMMKTIKSATGENCSDMTKEQLYKVLRRCLGGKRYLLILDDVWNEEIRDWIDQALLMDRVNGSKIIVTTRSNRVAAITGTLPQYNLKDLPYEESLSLFLQHAFKKGSEKQPLNLVKIGEEIVKKCKGIPLAVKTLASQLCFETAEDEWKRVRDNEIWELEQEGKGIFPALRLSYDRLPPHLKRCFAYCSVFTKDYVISNIQMVSFWVALGLLKSSKENEGLEAVGKRYLRELWARSLFQEFQETPFLIRFKMHDLLHDFAQRLAKDECSVVKSCSQDLSQTVRHLSIVNPHLLHQGAPRFLDKAGRVQTLFFPNMEKFNSVSFIEECVSRCSRLRVLDLSVSSFEILPRNIGKWKHLRYLNLSDNISIKRLPNSISKLQSLQTLFLAGCTAIEELPRGIRYMISLRMLFITTKQRVLPENEIGCLKSLQFLSFSECDNLEYLFQGMQNLTSLRTMLILLCPSLVSLPHGIKYLTALQGLVIWGCEKLSLDMELEFEGKQDGSLQSLAIGELPKLVALPKWLLLGSTKTLQQLIIMGCENLTALPDWFQDVAALQLLKIAGCPKLSSLPDGIQHLTFLNQLAIQACPTLSKRCKPGIGEDWPKIAHVTKIVLDGIEISPANDHC; this is encoded by the coding sequence GCCTACCAAGAAATCTGCCTAGCATGGGGCATCAAAAGCGACTTGGAAAAGCTTAAAGGCACCTTAAGCACTGTCAAAGCGGTGCTCTTGGACGCCGAAGAAAAACAGACTCACAATCATGAGCTGCGGGAGTGGCTAGCAAAGCTCAAGAATGCCTATTATGAAGCAGAAGATGTGTTGGATGAATTCGAGGTTGAAGCATTGCGGAGGCAAGTCCTGAAACAGAGGAGCCTTGGAAGAAAGGTATGCCATTTCTTTTCACGCTCAAACCCTGTTGCATCTGCTTTTAGGATGGGCCATAAGATCAAAAGCATTAGAGAAAGGTTTGACGAAATTGCAGCTTTGAAAGTTAAATTTCATCTCGTCGAAAGAGATGGCCCTGATCATGAGGACAGCAGGAGTCTCCTGCAGATGAGGGAGAGCGACTCTTCGCTTGAACCGAATGTCGTTGGTCGAAATGAggacaaagaaaaaataatagaaatgTTAATGCATCCTACTGATGGGATTGGGGAGGCAGTCCCCGTCCTTCCCATCGTTGGAATCGCAGGTCTTGGGAAGACTGTCCTTGCAAAGTTGGTGTTCAACGATGAAAGGATCGATAAACATTTTCGACTGAAAATATGGGTGTGTGTATCAgaggattttgattttaagcaATTGATGATGAAAACCATTAAATCTGCTACAGGTGAAAATTGTAGTGACATGACTAAGGAACAATTGTATAAAGTTTTACGACGTTGTCTGGGTGGGAAAAGGTATTTGCTCATACTGGATGACGTCTGGAACGAAGAAATCAGAGATTGGATTGATCAAGCTTTGTTAATGGACAGAGTCAATGGAAGCAAAATCATAGTCACTACACGTAGTAACCGAGTTGCTGCAATTACAGGCACACTTCCCCAATACAACTTAAAAGATCTTCCTTACGAGGAATCATTGTCTTTGTTTCTCCAACACGCCTTCAAAAAGGGCAGTGAGAAACAACCTTTGAACCTCGTAAAAATTGGGGAggaaattgttaaaaaatgCAAAGGGATTCCTTTAGCCGTGAAGACGCTAGCAAGCCAACTTTGCTTTGAAACTGCAGAGGATGAATGGAAACGAGTTAGAGACAATGAGATATGGGAGTTGGAGCAAGAGGGAAAGGGCATCTTTCCAGCCCTAAGGCTAAGCTATGACCGACTGCCTCCACATCTGAAGCGGTGCTTCGCTTATTGTTCTGTGTTTACAAAGGACTATGTAATTTCCAATATTCAAATGGTTTCATTTTGGGTGGCACTAGGTCTTCTTAAATCTTCAAAGGAGAATGAAGGGCTAGAAGCTGTTGGGAAACGATACTTGAGAGAGTTGTGGGCTAGATCTTTGTTTCAAGAATTCCAGGAAACACCTTTCTTGATTAGATTTAAAATGCATGACCTTTTACATGATTTTGCACAAAGGCTGGCAAAAGATGAGTGCTCCGTTGTGAAATCATGTAGCCAAGATTTGAGCCAAACAGTTAGACATTTGTCAATTGTTAACCCACATCTATTGCACCAAGGTGCTCCTAGGTTCTTAGATAAAGCTGGTCGTGTGCAAACACTTTTCTTTCCAAATATGGAAAAATTCAATAGTGTGTCATTCATTGAAGAATGTGTCTCAAGATGTTCTCGACTACGAGTGCTAGATTTGAGTGTGTCTAGCTTTGAGATACTGCCAAGAAATATAGGTAAGTGGAAGCATCTAAGGTATCTCAATCTAAGTGACAATATCAGCATCAAGAGACTTCCGAATTCTATCAGCAAGTTGCAGAGTTTGCAAACGTTGTTTCTTGCTGGATGCACGGCAATCGAAGAGCTGCCCCGAGGTATAAGGTACATGATTAGTCTCAGAATGTTGTTCATAACTACAAAACAGAGGGTTTTGCCAGAGAATGAAATAGGATGCCTCAAGTCTCTTCagtttttgtcattttctgaATGTGACAACTTGGAGTATTTGTTCCAAGGGATGCAAAATCTCACATCCCTTCGAactatgttgattttgttgtgCCCAAGCTTGGTTTCATTGCCGCATGGCATCAAGTACCTGACTGCATTACAAGGTCTGGTGATTTGGGGCTGTGAAAAGCTCAGTCTTGATATGGAGTTGGAATTCGAAGGGAAACAAGATGGCAGCCTTCAGTCATTAGCAATCGGAGAACTACCAAAGTTAGTGGCATTGCCCAAGTGGCTTCTTCTAGgatccaccaagactttgcaGCAGTTGATCATCATGGGATGCGAGAATTTGACAGCATTACCAGACTGGTTCCAAGATGTCGCAGCCCTTCAATTGCTGAAGATTGCGGGATGCCCCAAACTATCATCCCTGCCAGATGGAATACAACACTTGACTTTCCTCAACCAATTGGCGATTCAAGCTTGTCCTACGTTGAGCAAAAGATGCAAACCAGGAATAGGTGAAGATTGGCCCAAGATTGCTCATGTTACTAAGATTGTGCTTGACGGCATTGAGATTTCACCTGCAAATGACCATTGTTAG